The sequence below is a genomic window from Rattus rattus isolate New Zealand chromosome 3, Rrattus_CSIRO_v1, whole genome shotgun sequence.
CAGCAAATATACCTCCTCCTTTAAACATAAGTGATCAGACCCTTCAATTCCAATTCCAAGTAAAACCAGCTAAAACAGAATCACAACTCTGTAATTTCATCTGTTTGATGTAAACAGAGGTTATGTAGCCTGTTCTGCCCTGAAATCTGCATGTTTTTTACCctaaaacttgattttttttttcagcaggcTTAATAAAGATAATGTAAACTGGCTGTGTTAACACTGAACATAATTAAAGATCACTCTTATTTCAAAATGCACATGGcaagttaaaaaattattttaactaaGATTTACTCAAATTTATCAAAATTTTcctattattaaataaaaatttttttctaaaactgctCTGATGTAAGGGGTTTAAAATGATTGACTTCCGTGTCTGTCTTTTTGTAATGCTTTTTCTTCTCAAAGTATATAAAATCCCagatataacaaatatataataataattcctTGTATCAGGATTGGAATTTGTTATACAAGATGTCTAAAAAGCTGAAACATTGATTTAGGAAATAATGTCCAAAAAATGAGGTAATGTAAGATATTTTAAGATATGCACTTTATTATACAAAAACCATGTAATCCAGGCTCCACTCCCTACAGGTATAATTTTAACACACACTTGTTAGCCGAGTTGGCTGTCCCACATTAGATGTAGAAAATGCCACTGTGAAGCCCTTCTGACCGAGCCACACCCCTCTGGTGTGTTTCTCAGTTCGATGGTGCAGATTAGGTGGGGTGATCTAAACTGGACAGAGGTCAATAGATCACCAAACAAAGCAGTCTGCCTCCTCCTAATATCAAAGTACTGCTTCCTCATTTTTGCTTAATGAATCATTTCCTTCTGCAAGACTTCAGAGGCAGGTTGTACAAATCTGTTTTTACTCCATTAACTTATGCTTAAAAGTGAAGACAGACAAATTTACATAGCCTGTGAAATGATGGCCTATTCAGTAAAATCCGACACAGTGTTTTAACTTTGATTGTGAAGTATACATGAACTTATATAAAGTAGCATTGTAAGGCATTAAGTGTTAAGTAAGGCATGTTACTTACTATTTAGAACAGCAATAATCAGTCATAGTATGTAAAGAGGAATTTGCTTAATGTTTTTCTGTATAACACTTCATCAAAGAACTACAAAAGTGTCTTCAAATATCAAacataagtctttttaaaaataagaagtggAAGTGAGGTTGAAGGGCTAGTCATAAAGGATTCCTTTTTTAAGGAATAGGTCTTGACCTATTTCAGTGTCCTTGTGATCATATGGGAAGTTTCCAACCCAAAGAAATTATTTTGGGGTCTTAAAATACTTCATCTATTTCTTAGCCTCTATTACACAAATTACAAACTACGTTTCCATATCTGTTTCTACACTTGCTTTCATAGTGCATATACTGGacatgtttttaaagtttcaaatttGAGTGTTTCGTACTTGGTATTGGaataattttagaattaaaacTTTTACACTTAGTATTTTGGTAGTAGCTATGGTATCAATTTTTCTTCAGTTGTAAGCATTTGGAATCCTTGACATGAACaaccttaaattaaaaaataatcttttaaaagataaaatttaaacacaGCTAATCTTGAataagaaaaatgacagcatCTTGTAAGTCAGAATTCCCAGACATACATTAAATTAACTTCTGCTTTAAGGACTGATACAGCAGATGGACTGAGAGGTCTCAATAGCAAATACAGGTGTTATAGACAATCCATTTGTAAAAAGCTCAGGAGTTTTTAGAAAGGTAAAAACAAACCACTTCGATGTTCCTGGATTCTGGTTTTGAAGCAGTTGTCAATATGTGAGTCACCGTAttccatatgcacacatgacCAATAACACTGATCGCAGCTCAccgctacattttttttttcttttttcttttttttcggagctggggaccgaacccagggccttgtgcttgctaggcaagcgctctaccactgagctaaatccccaacccctcaccgcTACATTTTGTGTGGAGCATCAGTCGAGTGCCTGAGGGTCTTGCCTATAGAGTCTGTGGTCATCCTGTTGACCAACAGGTATTCCTTTTGTTGGACCGATTGCATTTCCCGTCTCTCTGTGGTGTGATGGAGGTGTGGGTCCTGGATGCAAGTGCGAAGAGTCCACTGTGGAATGGTGGCTAACATCCGCTTTAGCTAAAACCTCATAATACAGCAAATAAAACACTGGTGTTATTATGCCCACTATCAACATTATCACGACAGCTGTCCACCAACCCATCCCCCAGTCTGCGCCGTAATACGGATCCTTTCGGTGAACGCTTTTGTTATCAGGCTCAAATCGGACCTGTTGTGCTGCTAAGGCGGACACTACTTCATTCAGGTTCTCCTTCTTGGTGTCTGTACACTTGACTATTTGCTCTATGTCGCGATCCACCTCTTTCAGGAAACTGCCGGCGGACTCGCTGGAAGAAGGAGGATCGTCAGCTGGCACAGTGTCCTGCTCTTGGAAATACGGAACAGGTGGAGGATGCAAAACTTGTCTTCCTTTCAGAGGATGAAGAGTTTCAGTCAAAGAACTAAACCTTTTAACTGGTATTTTGATAGACCTAAGCGCAAAAAAGTCTTGATCACTGATGAGATTGTTAACTCTTTTGATATCTGCTacctgcaaaaaagaaaaatgcaacatTGAAGGGAAGTCTAAAACTAGACCTTCATTCATTTCCTTACTGTGGAGAGAAAACAGTTCAATTATATTCTTACCATCAGTGCTGTTAGTTACCACACACAGAAGTAAGTTTCCTGTATGAGAATTGTAAACACTCAATTCATCTAGTGTTGGGAATCAATCACCAACAAGTCTGTATTATCGCCTAGATAGTAGTAAGAGTAGTTAATACTCACATGTTTGTATGAtgtacaaagaaaaacagaaacacgTTTACTGGGAGAGTTAGAGACAGACTGAGGGGAACAGGCTAGACACAGGGAAAGATGGACGAGCGAGAGATGAAAAGCCAGAGATTAGGAAAGACTGCTAGTTAATTCCAGGCCGAGCCGAGCaattcagaggcagagagaagccagactgggTAGGCAAGGCAGCTGCAGAGGAGTCGgagccaggacagctgagttgaGCCAGCCAGCCGGGGTTCAGAGAGAACGAGAAGGGTGAGCCTagtcagcagcaagtctcagaggcggAGAActttctaggcctagattagattgtaggGAGGCTAGAGGCTTCCAGGAGTGGTGAGGTtaacagacagaggcagtgagcctcaCAGACAATAAGAGGAGAATTGGAGACACATTTACAAGCGACCAACCCCTCCCCCGCACCTCCTCCTCCTAAGCTCATCAGTGTCAGCATTCCTGTTTCAGTTCTTAGTGGGCCCGGGATGATGACGCCGCCATACAAAAGGAAGCTGAGGAATGAAAACCTAGCACTCATCGCTTTACCTCATCAAAAACACGCCGACAGAGGACACGATTAACCCTTAAAGCTAAAGTGATAGTCTACTTTAACATACTATAAATAACTACCATAGTTTAACCTGAAAAAATATTACATAGAATAGCATGGCCAtaggaagttgtttttttttttaaatcttatttaaacatatatacatacagacatttATATAGGAAACGTATGAAAATGTGTGTTCTTACTGAACAGTAGTATAAACAGGTCACCAGTttcaagtataaaatattttaattatgaaaactCCTATAGATGGAAATATTAAACAGGAAAAGAATGATACAGAATTTCACACTAtatggtaaaaataaaagagggttGCAGGGGCTCGGGTtaaagcatgtgctgctctttCACAGGGCAGGGGTTTGGTCCCAAGCACCTGACTAGGCAGCTTACAAAGCTTGTAAGTCTAGCTGCAGGggaaccgatgccctcttccagccttggCTATCTAGGGGTATCCACAATATGAAAAACGCAATTTCAGAATAGTACACAATATATAACAATATTAAGAACTACATCAATTCTTTATCAACCTCTAAATATGTCTCTGTATAGATTGAGACATATACAAGCAAAAAAAGAACGTACAAACACCCAAGTGACAGGCTGAACTGAGAGTAATTCAAGCACTCCCTTAAAATGTGACAAAGATCACCACAGGCATAGGAGAGCTCTGTGCAAAATGAAAAACTAGCAAAGCACAGAAAGGGAGAGGTAAGAGGACACAGAGTTCACTTCAATTCTGGTTGGTCTGATGAACAAATCGGTTATTCTGGATTgtattaatcaaaataaattaaatgaaaacctaCCGTACAACAGTACTGAAGGGCTACTGCGTTTAGAGTGTCTCCTTCCTGTATATCTTTCGTTAATATAACGATGTCATCAAGTCTGTCTCTCGATGTGCTTCTCCGaaccttctcctttcccctggACCGAAGTTCGTAGACTTCAGCATCTTCTTCCAACATGTCATTGTCTGTACAATTCCCAAAGGTGTGCACATGGCCACTGGCTTGAATTCCTGTGAGGGAAGCAGTCCGGTTCTGAttccttcctgccatgatgttatatctgggggaagaaaagagggaacgTTGAAATGCGGCTGATCCATTTCCATGATTTACACGCATCTCGCATACTAGACACTACTTTTCCCGATATTGCTTTAGTTCTATACAAATTTAGGTTCGGGTTCTGCAGTTGTTGAAGTGCAGCAGACAGTGGGGACAGCAGCATGGGAAGAGGTCAGCTAATGCAGGGCTGGCACTCTCCAATGGGACTCCTGTTCATCTGGACACTTGTACAACCCCAGGTTACTGGTATATACGGCAGGTGTACAATGCCAACGTTTACAGAGGATAAATCAGGAAGAACTTCATTTTAAACACATTGCTTGGCacataattttaccatttactAAAGACAAAAGTAAATCTGAACACTGAGACAGTgtgcttgtttctttctctatctccgACTCAATCAGCCTTGCACACGGAACCGCTCAGTGGTTAatagtgcttgctgccaagccttagTTCATCCCTGTATCTCCATGCTGTCCTGTGGCCTCCAAATTCATGACGTAAGAATGCTGTAGGAAGACAGAACCTTGGCTGGGCATTTGGTTGTCCGCAGCATGCAGAGAACCAGCCGCACTTTCAGAGTTACCACGAATGACTCCAGTGCTAAGCAAGCAGTTTCACTTCGGTGCTAGCACACGATGTCCTATGGGCTTGACCATTTCAGAAACTGTCCAAAATCTCAAGCCAAATGTATTTAACCATTTCTTATGAAACCCACGTCAGATATCTTTAAACCTTTGCTTACAGTGTCCGCTGTTACAGTAGAAcagatgtcagagaacaactccaGACGCTCTATTCTCCCCCTcagccatgtgggttctgaagacGGACTTCAGTTCACCAGTGCTGGCAGCAAGAACCTTTGTACGCTAACTCATTTGCCAGCCCCCTaacatttttaaatcaaacaTTGTTATACAATACTATCAAAAATACACTGGTTTGATATTTAAATGCTGAGAAATGACAGTAGAGAAATGCCCCACCTCTTTGTTTTGCAAGGGAAGCATTATGTTTCTATAGAGCAGGGAGCGTCCCCTGAAATCTGTTGGTTGAGgatgcctccatcagactagcCTGTGGGCAAATCTGGGCAGGGTTGGGGATGTggtaggggcattttcttgatcaatgaCAGATATGGAAGAGCCCAAACCACTGTGTGTGGAGATGTCACCTGaaggctgatggtcctgggttgtataaaaaagcaggctgagcaagctacagaaagccagccagtaagcagcatccttcagCCATCTTCTCTGAgtgcctgccttggcttccctcaaggATGGATGGGGATgtataagccaaagaaacccagtatgatggtttgcatatgctccacccagggagtggcagtattagaaggtgtggccttgttggagtgggtgtgtgactgtggtatgggctttaagaccctcttcctagctgcctggaagccagtcttctgctagcagccttcagatgaagatgtagaactctcagcttctccttgatgataatggactgaacctttgaacctgtaagccagccccaattaaatgttgtccttaaaagagttgcttTTAGTTGtggttttcatcacagcaacagaaagcaaactagggcaATTACAATGGATCCCTCTAAGACAGCAAAAACAAATGTTAAACACACAAGTGTGTTATCTCATTGAAGATAAAATCTTCCAGCaacaagggaaagaaagcagtgcCCAGGGGAGGAAGAAACTATTGAAAAGTTATGCCATGGACCCTTGAGTGCAAAATGACGTCTAGAAGGATAAACGGAAAacaactagaaacaaaataagaaaacaaacaatgggAGGttggcaggaaacaatcaaaacCCCAAAACTCAGACGACAAAGATGAGAGTCTCTATGTGAAAACATACCTAAGTTTCAAAACTATTTCATTTCATTAACTCCAAGCCTTAAAATCCAGTTTCTGACCTTGCTTTACGGCAGCACTATGCTGCTTTAAAAGTTAACAATCTCTACTTAGCTGATTGACTAGTAGCTATGCACTAGTCGCTTGTTTCAGCTGCTCCCATGGGTGCTACATTACTTACTGCCAAAACCCACTCCTAATTTAACAGACCCAAGCTAAAGAAAGCCCACATTTCACATCTCAGTATCCGTTTAGTCAGGATCATACCTGTCTCTACATACCTGTTTCCACTTTGTTACCTAGgtcttttctaaaaacaaaacaaaacagcaaaacaaagaacCCCACATCTTCAATGGAGAGGGTATCTGTCAGTCTTGTGGAATCAGTACCAAGCTGCATAAATACATGAACAGCCTCTGCAAGTATCCGTTTCGGATCCTCACAAGCCGTCCGTGAGCAGAAAGGATTCCATAGAAAGCAACGCATATAGGTGGTTATGTTGCCTTACGTATGCTGTCCCTCTAAAGCGCTCTCCCTTGCATTCTTAGTACAGGTATCTGAAATTTACTCAAGAATACCTAGAAGCTATTGGAAACACTATTTATATACCAGTCTTTTCTTAACTAGGACTCCAGACATTTTCCTGCATCTCATTCTATTCCTCTAAAACGAGAGAAAAGCAGAATAAACAATCTGGACACTCATGTTTGACTCACTAAGAATTGGCTGTGTTCATCTGTAATCCAAGTGCCAAGCTACACTTTGGCCCAGGCAGGTAATGACATGTACAAACTACCACAGATTAGAGTGCACAATATACCAGTCACCAGCCTcaattctcttttcctccctgaaTTCTCTCTGGACTCTATGGCTTCAGAAAACTAGAACATGTTGCATACAGCACCGCTGACAAATGTTCTGAAAGTGCTCATCAATGGATACAGTGAGTGTGTTTTCATCCACCCGGTCTAGACCGGAAAGCAACTCCCTAAACCCTTAGGTGCTACATAGTAATTGCTGCTGGGTATTTGGTCTTGACCTTAGGCAGGGAGTTAACAGAAGACTCACAGGGCACAAGCCAGTTCAGCACTTAGGACAGAATTACCCCGATCCAATTCACCAGGGTCAATTTTAAACCAAAGCATCAACGAAACTTCCTCCTTGTTCTACTCCACtcgcttttatttttattttcattttccttttcctccggACGTCCCCCGCAAAAATTACATCTCTGTTTTATAAGTTGCAGCATCAGATGGGGACGCTTCGGAGCAGATGCTACGGGGACAGAGTGGCCCGGAAAGAGCTGCCCAGAACCGGGAGGTTAGAGTCCTCCCTGAACCAGGGACGGCGCCCCACGGTGACCCCCGTTCGACGTcgtgccccgccccgccccccagccACCGTCACCTGTCTTCTAGCAGGGGCGCGGCGACACGGTTATGTACGCCACCACAGCCGCGGCCCCGGGGAAGTTCATGACCGACTCCCGGTCCTCGGATGTCTGGGTCCGCTTCTGCCACTGTCGCCGCCTTCGCCGCTGTCGCCGCCGTCCCCGCCTTCCGCACCGACAGCCGCCGCCACGTCCGCAAACCTGCGGTGCGTCATCGCGTAGAGTAGGCGGAGGTGCGAGGGCGCGGGCGGGGGCGGGGAACCCAGAACCGGGCGGCCAACCGCAGGCACACGCCAGCACGCAGGCGCACCGATGCGACGGGGGCGGGACCTTTAGTCAGCCCTGCCTCTAGCCCCGCCCCCTCCGGGGCAGCCGACGAGTTGGACCCTTGCTGATTGTGCAAGGGGGCTAAGGAACGTACGGAGGGGAGGACATGCATGGGGAGGAGCCAATGGAGGGCCGCTGTGCATTTCTTCATGCCCCGTGTCTGTAATTTTCATCTTGGTGGGGCAGAGGAAAGCAAAAGCACTGGGTTTACGTCCGTGCTTTAGGAAATCAAACTGTGAGCCCTAGAGCAGCATGAAGGCAGACCTTGGGTCCCTACGTGAGCAGAGTGAGTCACTTAGAGCCAAGCCAGGGAAGGGTTTGTCCGAGAGCTGCACACCAAAGGCAACAAGGTTACCAACGACTTGTAACCTAGTTGGATTTGAAAATCAACAGGACGTCTTTGGTAGTTAGTGTTTGCACTATCTGATGTCAGTGAAATAAATACTTCATGTCTTCCGACTTAATTTATATTAGAAATTTGCTGAAGGGGTAGGGTATTTATGCAAATGATGTATGGCATTTTAACAGTGCGCCTGGTGATTTGTGTTGACTAGGGACACTACAGTTGACTAAATGCTTACCCATTTAAGTCAACATTGCTTGAACTCCGGATGTTCCGCACTTTACTGGAACGCTGTTCCAAACCTTTTCcaatgggttttgtttgtttgtttgttttgttggttccTTGGTCGGTTCGTTTCTGGAAAGTACGTCTACCAGGACTGGGGTTTTTACTTACATTGCAATAGGTGCCTGTGTGAAAGGATAGGCACTGTGCTGGACAATGCTGTAAACTCCAGGCAAAGACAACTGGGAAAAAAGTTTGCCAAGCTGTTCTGTGCGCTCTTGCCCCTATGACACCGCTGTCTGTAACCATTTATCACGGAGACATTTTCTCATCGGGAGACAAAGGATATATTCCGTCCTTGACGTGTAGGGCTTCACCTCTTCAGTTCTCATGAATGTTAATGGGATGCAACTTTCTTCTTGCAAGTgggttacttttcttattttaatgtcAATAGGCCATGGACTCCTTGGGAGAGTCTGGGGGATAGAATGAATTCCAAGCATTTCTTCAGGGCTGCTACCTGTTTGCTTTGAAGAAACATTCTACATGATATCTGCAAAGCTTTTGAATGATTATTTGTATCTTACTAAAATcgtgtattttatttgtttacaatgAGGCCACGATAtgtgcatattttattattaaactatTACAAAAGAAGCCGTTAGCTACAAATGTTGGCTGCGTTCCAAAAATGCTGGCCAATAAGAACAAGTATTTGTCTTTGGAAACGAGGGTGTTCTCAGCAATCTGAAGGGCAAAAGGAGTAGCTTTTCCAGATCTCATCTGATATGTTGTCCATTAAAATGTTGCAGTTGAAAGTACATGTCTCTAGGAATTGGTGTTTTTGTAGCCAACATTTAGGTTGAGACAAAGTAAATGCAGTGTTGTATAGAATTAATTGATACAACTTGTGAGACACCCTTtgctaaaattcattaaaattaaaaataaagttaactaGAACACAATTTTGCTGAGTATGTACCTTAAATTCACTTACAGATAACAACTGAATCAGATTTAACAAATAAGTTGAGGAATGTTTATCACATTAATggtcaaaaggaaaaataatcagaGTGTTCATCAAGAGCTAACTGGATCCTTTGGGTTCCTTAAAACAATGTTATGTTTGATCAAAAGATttaggtttctctttctttacagATCTATTAATAAATTTGTCTACAAAAAGGAATATGTACAAGAAATGTATTCCAGTCATTGCAgatttagttgttttatttttaaaaaagcacaaaatCCTGTGTATCAGGACATGTATTTGGAGCAGAGAACCCAAATAAAACTCCAGACATggttgcatgtgtgcctgtaactCAGTGTTGGGGGCCCAGGAGAGTGAATTCAGGAGGAccactgaggcttgctggccaccagtcTAGCTTCAAAGTTCAGTAGAAACCTCTGTCTGGgagggaaaagacagaaggacaaCAGGAcacctgtcttagttaaggtatccattgctctgacaaaataccatgaccaaaaaacaagttggagaggaaatggTTTGCTGttgtcatggaaggaagtcaggacaggaactgaaacaaggCGGGAACCCAgatacaggagctgatgcagaggccatggaggggtgttacttactggcttgctctccatggctggctcagcctgctttcttatagaacccaagacaccagcccagggatggccccacccacaatgggctgggtccttcctcatcaatcactaatgtaAACAAACACCTTACAGGACTGCCTATAACCCCATGGTATGGGCTCATTTTTTTagttgaggctccttcctctcagataactGCAGGTTGGGGGATATTTATGACTATGCACATGTAGAAAGAttcccaaaatatattttaaagattaaaaaaatacagttacATGAGAGATACGGTGTGTTTTCCTTTGGGATAAAACTTAAATGCACATGTCCAACTTTATTagcaataaaatattaagaatacaTACAGTGTATGTTGTAATAACTAGACATGGTACCCCAGAGCTAACTGTGCATGtctgaattatttttaagttgtttggAACTTTGTATCTGAGGGATGCatacttgaaaaatatttcaattcTATCAGAAATTAATGCCATTGCCGAGGTCTCAATTAGTTTTACATTGCTTCCTGGGCCCCTGGGGCTAACTTCTTTCAGCCCTGTATTGCCACTCTCTGCTACTTTCTATACCTTTTTAGAAGCAAATCTGGAAAACACGGCTGCACATTAAAGAAACGGTGAAGTTAATTCTGAATGGATTATAGAGTGAAATCTAAAACGCCTTCAGTTGTAATTTTCAAACAATTTACATAGAGAAAACACTACTGCCTCTCTTCTTCAGACATCCTGAAGGTAGAAAATAAGTCACTGCTTTCTTTAAATCTATTATGCTGTTGTGGTAGATGGAATCCTTACTTGCCTCTCACCCTATAGTTTTAAATATGGTGATTATTATAATCATAGTTTTGCTACATATAGATGAAAGAAGAGTGAAATATACTGTGGGACTATAGAGAATCTTTTAAAAGCTTGTAAGCCATTTAGGGAGATTAAGTATGACTCAAAAATAACCATCTCCAATGTCTCCAGCTATCCAGATTTTATTAGATAAAAACTAGTATCCCAAGCACTATTCTTAAGGTAGGCAGTAGAGATAGATAGGAATAGTTATATGCCTATAACTAAGTAGGTCACCTATTAAAATTCCTTTTTTCTAATGGTCTTTATAAGAACTATGGTCACACAGGCAAATCATAAATTAATGCTCCTAGATTCTACAGCACACTTAAGTGTATGCCTACTGTTTAAATATCAGCCCATGCCCAGACataacacaccaagccaacatggttccacgtggagaggtttaatgagagaagaagaggagaggagaggaaaggctggccatgagcacatggagggaaagggggggaggcagagagaagggacagggaagaggggaagagcagggaagcagAAGAACCAGAGCGAGGGAGGAgtaagagggaggggagggggcaagcagtcctTTACAGTCgcgcacagctggctgttgccaggcaactgtggggcggagcatacctggctgttcccaggtagctgtggcgtggagcttagacagaataccaacacctAACCTTCCCAACACTTAGCCAAGATGTTAGAGAGAATTCAGTTAAGTCTACTCCACTGGGGGGGATGAGCCATCCCTTCCTCTGAAACTGGTTCAGGACAGAAGGTGAAGGCAGAGAGTGTTCACTCAGACAGAGGTGCTCAAAAGAGAATGCAAAGGTGGCTGTctcagggtttcactgctgtgaacagacaccatgaccacggcgaGTCGTATAAGGCACAACagttaattggtgctggcttacaggttcagaggagtttcagtccattttcatcaaggcaggagcatggcagcctccaggcaggcatgccACTGAAGAGCTGAGAACTCTACGTCCGGTTCCtaagacaaacaggagaaaactgacttccaggcagttaggaggacgctgtctcaaagcccacccaccatcacagtgacacacttcctccaataggCCATAcctatcccaacaaggccacacctcctaatagtgttaatctctgggccaagcatattcaaaccaccacagtgatcaTCTAGCTAGAGGTTCTAGGGCTGAAGTGGCACAGCCAAGAGAGTTAAAGGTAGGAGGCATCGACTTGTGTCTGTCTATGCAGACCTCATCTGCTGGACCTGGGACCTGAACACAGTCTAATGTTGTAAACAGCCTTACTTCAGTTTCAGTGTACTTTTACACACGGATAACAAAACGAGCCATGATCCAATGAAGGTCATTTGTGTTGAGAAAAAGATGTAAATAAATCCTAGTAAGCATATGCTAAATATTAACAGGGAAGGcctttcccagaactttctcaggataaacaatttaaatgaaaCTGTCTGGTACACACCGTAGATTAGATCTGAAAAGGCTCTGAAACAAGGCAGAAGGCCATGTCCAGATTCAGGGTCCACTGACCAGATCGGGTTCTATAACTATGATGTCCAACGAGAATAATTgcgtcttgggctggagagacggctcagctgttcagagcactggctgatcttccagaggtcctgagttcaatccccaacaaccACACGGTGGTCACAAtgatctataatggaatctgatgccctcttctggtgtgtctgaagagagtgacagcacactcatatacattaaataaataaatctttttttaagaagGCATAAACATGTCTTATGaattgaatgtaaatgtttgtcacagGAGGCACAAAATCGCATCCAAGAACaatccaggaaacagaaagaatctGAGTTAAAGGGCTTGCTACCTTTCCCCCTGGAGCCTTTCTCACAGTTCCCTAAGGCATTATTCTGCTCTAAGCCTTTCCAGGTTGACACTGCCTTACTAAGAACCTCtg
It includes:
- the Lysmd3 gene encoding lysM and putative peptidoglycan-binding domain-containing protein 3, encoding MAGRNQNRTASLTGIQASGHVHTFGNCTDNDMLEEDAEVYELRSRGKEKVRRSTSRDRLDDIVILTKDIQEGDTLNAVALQYCCTVADIKRVNNLISDQDFFALRSIKIPVKRFSSLTETLHPLKGRQVLHPPPVPYFQEQDTVPADDPPSSSESAGSFLKEVDRDIEQIVKCTDTKKENLNEVVSALAAQQVRFEPDNKSVHRKDPYYGADWGMGWWTAVVIMLIVGIITPVFYLLYYEVLAKADVSHHSTVDSSHLHPGPTPPSHHRETGNAIGPTKGIPVGQQDDHRLYRQDPQALD